Genomic segment of Rhodocaloribacter litoris:
GGGGAAGGTGCCGGGCAGGGGGGCGTGTGGAGGACGCGTACCGGCACAGCCGGCCCCGAGCAGCAGGGTGGTCAGCAGCAGGGAGGAAAGGGGCAGGGTCCGCATGGAGGAGGGCCGCCGTATCGAGGGGTCACTGTTCCTGGAGCTTGGCCTGGAGGGCCGCCCGGCCGGGGTGCAGTTCCAGGGCTTTCTGCCAGAAGGCGCGGGCGTCGGCGGTGCGTCCCAGGCGGGCGAGCAGGTCGCCGTAGTGTTCGTAGACGGTGGCGTCGGCCCGGCCGGTGGCGACGGCCCGGGCGAGCCGGCGTTCGGCCTCATCCAGCCGGCCGAGCTGGAGGTAAACCCGGCCAAGGGTGCCCAGGAAGGAAGGATTTTCCGGTGCCAGGTCCACGGCTTCGGTGGCCGGGGGCAGGGCCTGTTCCGGGGCGTGCCGGTGTTCGAGGAGGTAGGTGGCATACAGGTTCAGGACGGCGGGCCGGTGCGGGGCAAGGTGCCGGGCGCGGGCGAAGAGGCTGTCGATCCGGGCGGCAGGGGCGGACGGATCGGCCTGGCGGGCGAGCGCGAGCCCGAGCCCGGCCATCAGGTCGGCCTGCAGGCCGGGGTCCGGCGCCGTTTCTTCCTGCAGGAGGGAGAGGGCTTCTTCGAAATGGGTCCGGGCGATCTTTTCCTGCTGAAGGCGAAGGTGGGCGAAGGCAGCGGTGTGGAGGAGTTCGAGGTTGCCGGGGAAGAGGAGGAGGGCTTCTTCGGCCAGGTCGGCGGCGCGGTGCGCCCGGCCGGCCTGCAGGGTGGCGGCGGCGGCGCGGGTCCACAGGTCGAGGCGGCGGGGGGTGAGGCGGGCCGCCCGGGTGAGCCGGTCGGCGGCCTCGGCATAGGCGCCCGTGTCGAAGTCGAGGTTGCCGAGGGCTTCGAGGGCGCCGGCGTGGCCGGGGTCGAGTTCGAGGGCCTGCAGGAGGAGGTGACGGGCGGCCCGTGCCGCCTCCGGGTCGGCGCCGGCGCGTTCGAGGAAGGGCGTCGCCTGGGCCACACGCTGGCCGGCGGAGGCGGGGGCCGCCCCTGTGGCCTGTTCGACAAGGGCACGGGCCCGCTCCTCCTCGCCCATCGCCCGGTAGACATGGGCCAGGGCCAGGATGAGCTCGACGTCGCCGGGGCGACGGGCCAGCAGGGTTTCGTAGAGTGTGGCCGCCTCCGCCGCCCGTTCCTGCCGTACATACAACTCGGCCAGCATCTGCAGGTAGTCGGGCCGGTTCGGTTCGCGGGCGAGGAGGCGCTGGAGCGTCGTCTCCAGCCCGTCGTTGTCGCCCAGTCGCCGGTAGAGTTGCAGCATCTGGTCGAGGAGGCCGGGCACGTCGCCGGTCAGTTCATGCAGGCGTTCGAGCGCGGCCAGCGCGGCCTCATAGTGGCCGCGACCGGCCTGCAGGTGGGCCAGGGTTTGCAGCGCCGGGAGGTAATCCGGGTGTACGGCGAGCAGGGCCTCGTAGGCGGCCACAGCCCGGGCCGTATCGCCCGCGGCCAGGTGCAGGCGTGCGACCTGCTCGTGGTAGTGCACGTTGTCCGGGGCCCGTGCCCGTGCCTGCTCGGCATAAAAGAGGGCGGAGGGCAGGTCGTCCAGGGCGGCATAGGCGTCGGCCAGGGCGGACAGGATCGCCGGCTCGTTCGGCCGGAGGCGCAGGGCCTCCTGGAAGAGCTGCAGGGCCGCCTCGTGGTCTTCCAGGTAGGCGCGGGTCATCCCCCGCACGAAGAGCTGTTCGGCCCGGACCTCGTCGCGGCCGGGGACGGGCGCCGGCGTCTGTCCGGCCGCCGCCCCCCCGAGCAGCCCGAACGCGGCGGCACAGGTTGCGACGGCAACCGGTAGGCGACGCATCAGGCCGCATGGGGCGGCCGGCGTCGCAGGTCGCCGGGACGCCGGAGCTGAGCGAAGGAGCCGCATATCAAACAAAAACTGCAACGGGATGTACCGGTGGCGGGGCCCTGCTGAGAACGAGAACCGGGAGCGGAGGTTTCGGCACCGGCCGGGGACGAGAACGGGCATTTCACCGTGCCGGTTGACTCTTTGCACGGCCGGAAGTACTCTCTAGCGAAGGGAAACGGTGCCGGAACGGGGGGTGTTCGGGACGGTGGGATGCCCCGGCCGGTGCCCGGAGGCTTGTCACAAGTACGCGGAGAGGTGCGGTTCCTATGGGCACGCAAGAGGTCAAATTCCACCAGGATGCCGCGGCCATGCGCCGTTTCACCCGGCACCTGATCCAGGATGTGCAGGCGCTCGAATACATGTTGCAGGAGAACCTGTTCGAGACGGGCGTCCGGCGTGTCGGGGCCGAACAGGAGCTGTTTCTGGTGGACGAGCGCTTCCAGCCCGCGCCGGTGGCGAAAGAGATCCTCGATCTGAACACCGACCCGCGCCTGGGTACGGAGCTGACCCGGTTCAACCTCGAGTACAACCTGCAGCCGTACGTCTTCACGGGCGACTGCCTCCGCCGAATCGAGCACGAGATCAACGAGATGTTGCAATACGTGCGCTCCCTCAGCCGGCAGGTCGGCGCCGAGGTGGTGCTCGTGGGCATCCTGCCCACGGTCCATCTGTCGGACCTGGGGCTCGACAACATGGCGCCCATGCCGCGCTACTTCGCTCTGAACGACGCCATCATGCGGCTGCGCGGCGGCCGTCCCGCCCAGTACCAGATCCGCGGCGTCGACGAACTCTTCTTCCAGCACGACAACATCCTCGTCGAGGGCTGCAACACGAGCTTCCAGACGCATTTTCAGGTGTCCCCCGAGGCGTTTCCCCACTGCTACAACATCGCCCAGCTGATCGCCGCGCCGTGCCTGGCGGCCGCCACCAACTCGCCCGTGCTCTTCGGCAAGCGCCTCTGGCGCGAGACGCGCATTGCGCTGTTCCAGCAGGCCGTCGATACGCGCAGCAGTAACCTCTACCTGCGGGAGATGAGCCCCCGCGTGCATTTCGGCACGGACTGGTGCCGCGAGTCGGTTACGGAGATCTACAAGGAAGACATCGCCCGCTTCCGGGTGCTGCTGATCACCGAGCAGCACGAGGATCCGTTCCAGCAGCTGGACCGGGGCGAGGTGCCGAACCTGCGTGCCTTGCAGGTGCACAACAGCACCGTTTACCGCTGGAACCGCGCCTGTTACGGCATCACCGACGGCAAGCCCCACCTGCGCATCGAGAACCGCATTCTGCCCTCCGGCCCGACGGTCGTGGACGAGGTGGCCAATGCGGCGTTCTGGTTCGGGCTGGTACAGGGGCTGAGCAAGAAATACCAGGACATCCCGTCGCTGATGGACTTCGATTTCGCCAAGAGCAACTTCGTCGCGGCGGCACGTCTGGGGCTGGCCGCGCAGCTCGTCTGGCTGCACGGAGAGCAGGTGCCCGCGCCCGAGCTCATCTGCGACGAACTGCTGCCGGTGGCCCGTGAAGGCCTGGCCGAGGCCGGCATCGACGCCGCAGACATCGACCGCTACCTCGGCGTCATCGAGGAACGGGTCGAGAGCCAGCAGACCGGCTCGGTGTGGCAGATCCACTCGCTCGCCCTGATGAAACGCCAGGGGACGACCCGCGCCGAGCGCCTCTCGGCCCTCGTCGAGAAGATGATCGAGGCCCAGCAGGAAGGCAAGCCGGCGCATACGTGGCCCCTGGCCACCTTCGATGCCGGGAGCACCTCACAACGCATGGCCGGGACGCGCGTCGAGCACTTCATGTCCACCGACCTGTTCACGGTCCACGAGGAGGAACTGGTCGAGTTCGTGGCGGTGCTGATGGACTGGCGGCGGATCCGGCACGTGGTCGTCGAGGACAACGACCACCGCCTGGTGGGCCTGGTGACGCATCGCCGCCTGCTGCGCTACCTGGCCGAAAGCAGCGCCCTCTCCACCGAGCAACCGCGGGACGTGCCCGTCCGCGACATCATGATCCGCAACCCGATCTCGGTCACCCCGGAGACACGGACCGTCGAGGCCATCCGGCTGATGCGCCAGCACGGGATCGGCGCGCTGCCGGTGGTGCGGGACGGGCAACTCGTCGGCATCATCACCGAGGCCGATTTCATCCGTATCGCCGGGCAACTCATCGACGAGAGCCTGCGCGCCGACGAGGCCGGGACGGTGGAGCGTGAACAGGCCTCCTCCTGATCCCGCCGGTGGGGTCAGAAACGATCGTCTTCCTCGTCCGGCTCGTCGGCCAGGTCGTCGGCCAGATCCTCCGGGTCGAGGGCTTCTTCGGACTCCTCTTCCTCCTCGTCCGTGATCTCGACGAGCAGGTCGTCCATCTCGCCCGCCGGGGTGTCTTCGTCATCGTCGTCGACGGACGGGGCGGGGGGAGACGCCAGCACGGCCGCGTTGGCCGAGAGCACGTAGACCGTGCCCAGGTAGTGCTGCTTCTCTGTGGGCTCCACGATGCCTTCCTCCACCAGGCGGCGTGCGATCTTGTAGGGGCAGACCTCGTACCCCTTGGACGGTTTGAAAAAGTTGGCGTTGCGCCGCTCTTTTCCAATGATCAGCACGTAGCCGTTCAGGAGCTTCGAACGGGCGTGGCTGGCCCATTTTTCCCGGGTAACCGTCGGGCTGATACGATCCGGACTACCTGTTTCCATACCGATCAAGCATAGTTTGGATGTGCAACGGGCGTGTGGCCGGGCCGCGGCTGCCGGCACGCCGACAGCGGGGAAATCGGATGCCGGTTCGGGAGATTAAGCGGGGGTCCGAAAAACCTGGTCGTGGGCCGGCCTGCTGCGGTGCCCGCAGCGTACGAGCGACCGCCCCGGCGGTTTCTCAAAATAATGACGAGGCGTTATGAATGAAACCTCCGGCCCGGATTCACGGGGCCCGGTTGACGGTCCAGTCGTAGACGAAGCGGACGTCCGGGCGGCTGCGGATCGCAGCGGCGCTCCGGCCTGCGAGGAGGGCCTTGAAGGCGGCGTAGTCGGGGCGGTCCGGGGACATGAACGACAGCAGGTAGTCGCCGGCGGGCCGGCCGGTGGCGTCGAAGTCGCTGCCGAACCAGTCGAGGAGGGCCGAGAGGACGAACCCGTCCCCCTCGCGCCGGAAGTGTTTCGGGTCGTTCGTGAAGTCGCGCATGGCCGCATCGAGCTCCCGGTCGACGTTTTCGGCGGTGAAGGCGCGCCTTCGGAGGCGGGGGCAGGAGACGGCCGCGCAGTTGAGCCCGACGTGGATGCGAGGATCGAGGCGGGCCAGGCGGAAGGGGGCCAGGCGTTCTTCGAAGCGCTCGCCCCGCAGGATGACGTGTTCGATCTCGTCGAGCGTGACGCCCGTGCCGGCGGTGCGGTAGGGCGTCCGGAAGAACCGCTCGGCCAGGCCGTCGGCCATGATGTCCCGCACCGCCGGTGTCTCGACGATGTTTTGCAGCATCTGCACGTTGTAGGCGTTGAGCCAGAAGGCCAGGCGGGCTTCCTGCGAGAGCAGGCGCGTGGCGTCGAAGTCTTCGACGGCTTTGAGTACCCGGCGGAAGTCCCGGTTGAGCGGCCCGCGCAGCAGGTCGTAGCGGACGAGCCCGTCGCCGGTGACCACCTGTTCCAGCAGCGATGTCAGGCTGGCCTCGTAGTCCCCGGCCGGGGGCACGTCCCCGGCCCGGCTCTCGGCCGGCACGTCGTCCGGCAGGCGGCGAACCTCCTGGAACTCGCACGCGGTGAGGAGCAGCAAGAGCGAGAGCAACAGCGACATGGGTCTCATCTGATCGGGAGAAACAGCGGGACAGGCAACGATAAGACGCAGCATCCGGGTTGGTGTTACAGCGCCGCTCGGATGCCCAGGGCGAGCGCATTCTAAAATAGGCTAGTGTTAATGGCCTGGGATGTCGTAAGCTGTGCCGGTTCGTCAGCCGTTCCAGTTTGCTCCCCTCCGTTCATGTCTGAGACCTGCTTTATTCGCTATTTTGACCACCTTGAGGACCCCCGACGCGATCAGGGCAAACGCCACCGGCTCGAGCACGTGCTCGTGATCGCCCTCTGTGCCGTTGTTGCCGGTGCTGAGGGCTGGGATGACATCGCCACGTTCGCCCAGGCCAAAGTCTCCTGGCTGACCCAACGGCTCGACCTCAAACATGGCACGCCCTCGGGCGACACCTTCCGCCGCGTCCTGGCCGCCATCTGCCCGGAGGCCTTCGCCCGCGGCTTCGTACGCTGGGTGGAGGCGCTGGCCCAACAGACGGCCGGCGAGGTCATTGCCATCGATGGCAAGACGCTGCGCCGCAGTTACGACAAAGACGACCCGAAGGCCGCCCTGCACATGATCTCGGCCTGGGCGTGTGAGCAGCATCTGGTGCTGGCGCAAGAGAAGGTCTCGGCCAAGAGCAATGAGATTACCGCGATTCCGGCGCTTCTGGAGGTGTTGGACCTCGAAGGCTGCATTGTGACGCTCGATGCGATGGGCACGCAGACCGAGATTGCCGAAGCGATCTGCGCGCAGGGGGCGGACTACGTGTTGGCCCTGAAGGGCAACCAGGGCCTGCTCCACCGTGAGGTGCGGGCCTACTTCGAGCAGGGGCGCACGCGGCACTGGCGGGCGATGCCGGTCGCCTACGCGGAGCGCTGTGACCTGGGGCACGGGCGCAAGGAAGTGCGTCGGCTGTGGATCTCGACCGATGTGGCCTGGGTGCCCAAGGCCGAGGCGTGGCGTGACCTGAACAGCCTCGTGATGGTCGAACACGAGCGCCACACGCAGCAGGGCGTGAGTCTGGAGCGCCGCTTCTACATCAGCAGCCTCGCGACCACAGCGGAGCAGATGCTGGATATCATCCGGAGTCACTGGGGCATTGAGAATCAGCTGCACTGGGTGCTCGATGTGGTGTTTCGGGAGGATGAGAGCCGTATTCGGCGCGATCACGGGGGGCAGAACATGGCGGTGGTGCGGCAGCTAGCGCTCAACCTGTTGCGCAAGGACGAAACGAAGCGGTTGAGTCTGCGCATGAAGCGAAAACGGGCCGGTTGGGACGATGCCTTCCTGGCGCAGATCGTCGGAATTTAGAATGCGCTCGCCCTGCTCGGATGCCGTGCACCGGCATATTCGCTTCCTGTGCCTTATTTTTCCCGTCCCCTTGGATCAACCCGTCCTGCCGCGATGCGCTTCGATGCCCTGGTACTGGAAAAGACCCCGGAGGGGGTGAAGGCCTCCGTACAGGCCCTCGATGAAACACGGTTGCCGGAGGGCGACGTGCTGGTCGAGGTGCTGTATTCGAGCGTCAACTACAAGGATGCGCTGGCCGTCACGGGCCGGGGCAAGATCATCCGGGGCGACTACCCGTTCGTGCCGGGGATCGACCTGGTGGGCCGGGTGCTCGCCTCCGAGTCGCCCGCGTGGAAGCCGGGCGACCTGGTCCTCTGCACCGGCTGGGGGATCGGGGAGAACACCTGGGGCGGCTACAGCCGGCGGCAGCGCCTGCGGTCGGAGTGGCTCGTGCCGCTGCCGGAAGGGCTCACCCCGCTGGAGGCGATGGTCATCGGCACGGCGGGCTTCACGGCGATGCTCTCGGCGATGGCGCTCGCGGACCACGGCGTGACGCCGGACCGGGGCGAGGTGGTGGTGACGGGCGCCTCGGGCGGCGTGGGCAGCATGGCCGTGGCGATCCTCGCCGGGCGTGGCTACCGGGTCGTCGCCTCCACCGGCAAGGCCGCCGCGCACGATTACCTGGCCGCCCTGGGGGCCGCCCGCTTCCTCCCGCGTGAGGAGCTGGGCGCCGGGCCGCACCGCCCGCTCGACTCGGCCCGATGGGCCGGCGCCGTCGACGCGGTCGGCGGGGCGACGCTGGCCGCCGTCATCAGCCAGACCGGCCGCCACGGCTGCATCGCGGCCTGTGGGCTCGCCGGCGGGCACGAACTGCACACCACCGTCTTCCCGTTCATCCTGCGCGGCGTCACATTACAGGGTATCGACTCGAACACCTGCCCCGGGCCCGTCCGGCGCCGGGCCTGGGAGAACCTGGCCCGGGAACTCTCGAAAGAAGCGCTCCAGCGCATGACCAGCCGGATGATCCCGCTCGAAGCCGTCCCGGAGGCCAGTGAGGAAATCCTCGCCGGGCGCGTGCAGGGCCGCATCGTCGTGGATCTCTCCGCCTGACCCGTTCCTCACAGCCCGTAGAGCGTGCCGTATTTCTCCCGGACGTAGGCGAGCCAGGGTGCCGGGTCGAGCGCCTTCCCGGTGACGTCCTGCAGGAGTTCGGGGGCGGTCCGGGCCCGTCCGTGCCGGTGGATCTTCTCGCGTAGCCAGCCGAGGAGCGCGTCGAAGCGGCCGGCGGCGATCTGGTCATCCAGGTCCGGTAGGTCATGCCGGATGCGCTCGAAGAGCTGGGCGGAGATCAGGTTGCCCAGGGCGTACGTGGGGAAGTAGCCCAGCGTGCCGAGCGACCAGTGGATGTCCTGCAGGGCCCCGTCGGCGTCGGTGTCCGGGCGCAGGCCGAGGTACGACTCCATCCGGTCGTTCCACGCGGAAGGCACGTCGCGCACGGTCAGGTCGCCTTCGAGGAGGGCCAGCTCCAGCTCGAAGCGGAGCATGATGTGCAGGTTGTACGTCACCTCATCCGCCTCTACCCGGATCAGCGACGGCGTCACCCGGTTAACGGCACGGTGGAAGGCATCGAGCGTCACGTCGCCCAGGTTTTCGGGGAAGACGGCCTGCAGGCGAGGAAAATAGTGCTGCCAGAAGGGCCGGCTGCGGCCGACGAGGTTCTCCCAGAGGCGGGACTGCGACTCGTGCATGCCGAGCGAGGTCCCGCCGGCGAGGGGCGTGCGGTCGAGCGCCGGGTCGACGCCCTGCTCGTAGAGGGCGTGGCCGGCCTCGTGCAGCGTTCCGAAGAATGCCGTGTTGAAAAAATGCTCGTCGAGCCGCGTGGTGATGCGGACGTCGTGGACGGAAAAGGTCGTGGAGAAGGGGTGGGCGGAGCGGTCCTGCCGGCCCCGGTGGAAGTCGTACCCGAGGTCCCGCAGAACGGCCAGGCCGAAGTCCCACTGCTTCTGCGGGTCGTAGCGCCGGTGGAGGAAGGCGTCGTCGGGGGCGGGGCGCTCGGCGATGGCGCGGACGAGCGGGAGGAGGGCTTCCCGTAGCCCGGCGAACACCCGGGCGACCTCGGCCGTCCTGGTGCCCGGCTCGAATTCATCCAGCAGGGCATCGTAGGGATGTTCGTCGTAGCCCAGCGCGTCCGCCTTCTCGCGGTTGAGCCGAACGATCGTTTCCAGGTGCGGGGCGAAGGTGGCGAACGTGTTCGTCTCCCGCGCTTCCCGCCAGGCCTCACGGGCCAGGGCGGCGGCATGCGCCAGTTCGGCCACCAGGCGGGCCGGAAGGCGGCGAGCGCGCTCATAGTCCCGTCGCGTCACCCGGAGGAGGGCTGCGTCGAGGCCGGCACCCTGCTCGTCGAGGGTCTCGGCGGCTCGGTCGAGCAGGTCGCCGGTCGTGTCGGCCGTGAAGAGTTCATGCGAGAGCCGGCGCAGCGTGGTGAGCTGGGCCGCTCGCACCTCGGCGGCGTCCGCCGGCATGTACGTCTCCTGGTCCCATTCGAGCACGGCCGCCGCCGCGTTGAGGTCGGCGATGTGGGCCAGGCGGGTTTTCAGCGCGTCGAGCATCGGTTCGGGTTGAAGGTTTGTACAGGGTAGGGTGGAGGAGAATGGACCATGACGAGGGTTCAGTGCAGGTCCGGGGGGGTGAGCCGGCGCTCGACCAGGTCGAAGAGGCCCTGCACGGCGAGGGCCAGCAGGGCGGCGGGGATGGCGCCTTCGAGGATCAGGCCCACGTCGTCTAGCCGGATGCCTGTCAGGATGGGCTGTCCGTAGCCGCCTGCCCCGATGAGCGCGCCGAGGGTGGCCGTGCCCACGTTGATCACCGCCGCCGTCTTGATGCCGGCCAGGATCGACCGCGCGGCCAGCGGCAATTCCACGTGCCGGAGCCGTGCCGCCGGCGTCAGCCCCAGCGCGTGCGCCGACTCGATCAGCGGGACCGGGATATCGTTCAGCCCGGCGTGCGTGTTCCGCACGATGGGCAGCAGGCTGTAGAGGAACAGCGCCACCATCGCCGGCACACCGCCGATGCCCAGCAGCGGAATCATGAACACCAGCAACGCCAGCGACGGGATCGTGTAGATGATCCCGACGACGGCCAGGATCCCCTGTCCGAGACGGGGGAATTTGGCCGCCGCGATGCCGAGCGGGATCGCCACCAGCACCGCGGCCAGGAGTGAGACGGCCACCAGCAGGAGGTGCTCCCTGGTGTGCCGCCACAGGCGCGTCCACCGCGTCTCCCGGGCCACCCGGACAACCTCCCCGCTCGCAAGGACCGTGTTGACGAAATCCGCCGCCACGCGGGCCTCGGAGCGGCCGTCGAGCCGGACGCTTGCGTTCATCCGCACCATGGTGGATTCGGGCAGGGCGCCGGCCAGGCGTTCGAGCAGGCGGATGAAGTCCGGGGTGCGGCGGGCCAGGTCGTCCCGGTAGAGGTAGACGGCCTGGTAGTCGGGAAAGTGGTGCAGGTCGTCTTCGAGGGGGAGCAGGTCGTAATGGGCGATCTCGGCGTCGGTCGTGTAGAGGTCGATGACATCGAGGGCGCCGGAGGCGATGCCGCGATAGGCGAGGTCGTGGTCGAGGCCGCGGACGTCGGTCTGAGGCAGGCCGTAGCGGTCGCGGAGGGCCGGCCAGCCGTCGGCCCGGTCCATGAACTCGTTGCTGAAGCCGAAGCGGAGCCGGGGGTGGGCGCGCAGGTCGGAGATCGTGCGGATACCCAGGTTTCGGGCGCGGGCACGGCGCATGCCCAGGGCATACGTGTTGTTGAAGCCGAGCGGCGGCGTCATCCGCACGCCCAGGGCGGCCAGCGTGTCGGCCAGGGCACCGGCCGACACGTCCCGTCCGGCCAGGATCTCCTGCAGGATCGTGCCGGTGTACTCCGGGTACACGTCGATTTCCCCGGAACGTAGGGCGTTCCAGAGCAGCCGGGTGCCGCCCAGCTGGGTATGCATCACGACCGGATGACCGGCCTGCCGGGCCAGGTGCCCGGCGATCTCGGCCAGGATCACGTTCTCGGTGAACACCTTCGACCCGATGTGCACGGTTTCCGGCTGGCCCCGGACAGGGGCCGGCATCAGGCTGTGCGCCAGGACGAGCAAGACGAGCGCGGGACCGGCCTTCATCACGGGCACGTCCGGTGGTTCAAGGGGCCAGGTGCAGGGTGCGCTGTGCGTTCACGAACGCCTCGACGAACGGCTCCGCCGGTGCCTCGACCAGGTCGCGGAAGGGACCCTGTTGCACGATGCGCCCGGCCCGGAGCAGCACCACCGTGTCGCCGAAGAAAGCCGCCTCGGCCAGGTCGTGCGTGACGAGGACCACCGTCTTCTCGAGCTGCCGGAAAATCGCGCGCAGGTCGTCCTGGAGGCCGGCCCGGATCATCGGGTCGAGCGCGCCGAGCGGTTCGTCGAGCAGGAGCACGTCCGGGTCGAGCAGGAGCGCGCGCATGAGCCCGACGCGCTGGCGCTGGCCGCCGGAAAGACGCTCCGGATAGGCGTCGAGACGGTCGAGGGGCAGGTGCACCAGGTCGGCCAGGGTACGCACCCGCCGGTCGATCCAGGCGGCATCGCGTCCGAGGTGCCGGGCCAGGAGCGTCACGTTCTCGCGGGCGGTCAGATGGGGAAAGAGGCCGCCCTCCTGGATCACGTACCCCATGCGGTGGCGAAGGGGACGGACGTTCTCCGGGGTCAACGGTGTCCCCTGAAACAGCACCGTGCCCGTTGTGGGACGCACCAGCCCGATCATCAGTCGCAGCAGGGTGGACTTGCCGCAACCGCTCGGCCCGATGAACACCGTGGTCCGGCCCGGCGCCAGCGTGAGGTTGGTCGGATGGAGTGCCACGGTTTGCCCGTAGCGCTTCGAGACGTTCTTCAGGGTCAGCATGCAGCCTCTTAAGCAGCCGGCCCATCCGGGTTTCGAAGAAGACCGGTGCGGGTGAAGAAATAATGAGTACAGGCGGTGAAGCTCGCGTTCGTTCCCCGCGCCGGGATCCCGGACCTTGCTCCGGCGTGAGAGAGGCCGTAAATTGAAGATCTCTGATGTACAGGCCAACGTAGCTCAGCAGGTAGAGCAGCTCACTCGTAATGAGCAGGTCGCCGGTTCGAGTCCGGCCGTTGGCTCGCAGCAAAACGCCTCCGACGCACGGCCGGAGGCGTTCTTTTTTTCCGGGTGCCCGCTGAATCTGCACCCCTAGCCGGTCTGTCAACCAACTTCAGGGCGATTATGCCGCGGCGGAGTCGCTCCATACGGCGTCGATCGCCCTGCACCGTGCCGCGCCCGATCCCGACCGGGAGGAATTCGCCGCCAGCCTCAACAACCTGGCGCTGGTCTACACCAATTTCGGCAAGTACGAAGCCGCCGATTCGCTCTATCAACGAGGTGCTGGACGTGCTCGCCCAACTGTATGGGGAGGTGCATCCCCATATCGCCACGACCCTCCGGAACAGAGCCATCCTGCAGAAGCAGTCCGGAAACATGGCGGAGTCCGAAGCGCTGTTCCGCGAAGCCCTGGCGAT
This window contains:
- a CDS encoding tetratricopeptide repeat protein, which encodes MRRLPVAVATCAAAFGLLGGAAAGQTPAPVPGRDEVRAEQLFVRGMTRAYLEDHEAALQLFQEALRLRPNEPAILSALADAYAALDDLPSALFYAEQARARAPDNVHYHEQVARLHLAAGDTARAVAAYEALLAVHPDYLPALQTLAHLQAGRGHYEAALAALERLHELTGDVPGLLDQMLQLYRRLGDNDGLETTLQRLLAREPNRPDYLQMLAELYVRQERAAEAATLYETLLARRPGDVELILALAHVYRAMGEEERARALVEQATGAAPASAGQRVAQATPFLERAGADPEAARAARHLLLQALELDPGHAGALEALGNLDFDTGAYAEAADRLTRAARLTPRRLDLWTRAAAATLQAGRAHRAADLAEEALLLFPGNLELLHTAAFAHLRLQQEKIARTHFEEALSLLQEETAPDPGLQADLMAGLGLALARQADPSAPAARIDSLFARARHLAPHRPAVLNLYATYLLEHRHAPEQALPPATEAVDLAPENPSFLGTLGRVYLQLGRLDEAERRLARAVATGRADATVYEHYGDLLARLGRTADARAFWQKALELHPGRAALQAKLQEQ
- a CDS encoding ISAs1 family transposase; translation: MSETCFIRYFDHLEDPRRDQGKRHRLEHVLVIALCAVVAGAEGWDDIATFAQAKVSWLTQRLDLKHGTPSGDTFRRVLAAICPEAFARGFVRWVEALAQQTAGEVIAIDGKTLRRSYDKDDPKAALHMISAWACEQHLVLAQEKVSAKSNEITAIPALLEVLDLEGCIVTLDAMGTQTEIAEAICAQGADYVLALKGNQGLLHREVRAYFEQGRTRHWRAMPVAYAERCDLGHGRKEVRRLWISTDVAWVPKAEAWRDLNSLVMVEHERHTQQGVSLERRFYISSLATTAEQMLDIIRSHWGIENQLHWVLDVVFREDESRIRRDHGGQNMAVVRQLALNLLRKDETKRLSLRMKRKRAGWDDAFLAQIVGI
- a CDS encoding CBS domain-containing protein, encoding MRRFTRHLIQDVQALEYMLQENLFETGVRRVGAEQELFLVDERFQPAPVAKEILDLNTDPRLGTELTRFNLEYNLQPYVFTGDCLRRIEHEINEMLQYVRSLSRQVGAEVVLVGILPTVHLSDLGLDNMAPMPRYFALNDAIMRLRGGRPAQYQIRGVDELFFQHDNILVEGCNTSFQTHFQVSPEAFPHCYNIAQLIAAPCLAAATNSPVLFGKRLWRETRIALFQQAVDTRSSNLYLREMSPRVHFGTDWCRESVTEIYKEDIARFRVLLITEQHEDPFQQLDRGEVPNLRALQVHNSTVYRWNRACYGITDGKPHLRIENRILPSGPTVVDEVANAAFWFGLVQGLSKKYQDIPSLMDFDFAKSNFVAAARLGLAAQLVWLHGEQVPAPELICDELLPVAREGLAEAGIDAADIDRYLGVIEERVESQQTGSVWQIHSLALMKRQGTTRAERLSALVEKMIEAQQEGKPAHTWPLATFDAGSTSQRMAGTRVEHFMSTDLFTVHEEELVEFVAVLMDWRRIRHVVVEDNDHRLVGLVTHRRLLRYLAESSALSTEQPRDVPVRDIMIRNPISVTPETRTVEAIRLMRQHGIGALPVVRDGQLVGIITEADFIRIAGQLIDESLRADEAGTVEREQASS
- a CDS encoding carboxypeptidase M32, which codes for MLDALKTRLAHIADLNAAAAVLEWDQETYMPADAAEVRAAQLTTLRRLSHELFTADTTGDLLDRAAETLDEQGAGLDAALLRVTRRDYERARRLPARLVAELAHAAALAREAWREARETNTFATFAPHLETIVRLNREKADALGYDEHPYDALLDEFEPGTRTAEVARVFAGLREALLPLVRAIAERPAPDDAFLHRRYDPQKQWDFGLAVLRDLGYDFHRGRQDRSAHPFSTTFSVHDVRITTRLDEHFFNTAFFGTLHEAGHALYEQGVDPALDRTPLAGGTSLGMHESQSRLWENLVGRSRPFWQHYFPRLQAVFPENLGDVTLDAFHRAVNRVTPSLIRVEADEVTYNLHIMLRFELELALLEGDLTVRDVPSAWNDRMESYLGLRPDTDADGALQDIHWSLGTLGYFPTYALGNLISAQLFERIRHDLPDLDDQIAAGRFDALLGWLREKIHRHGRARTAPELLQDVTGKALDPAPWLAYVREKYGTLYGL
- a CDS encoding MDR family oxidoreductase, whose product is MRFDALVLEKTPEGVKASVQALDETRLPEGDVLVEVLYSSVNYKDALAVTGRGKIIRGDYPFVPGIDLVGRVLASESPAWKPGDLVLCTGWGIGENTWGGYSRRQRLRSEWLVPLPEGLTPLEAMVIGTAGFTAMLSAMALADHGVTPDRGEVVVTGASGGVGSMAVAILAGRGYRVVASTGKAAAHDYLAALGAARFLPREELGAGPHRPLDSARWAGAVDAVGGATLAAVISQTGRHGCIAACGLAGGHELHTTVFPFILRGVTLQGIDSNTCPGPVRRRAWENLARELSKEALQRMTSRMIPLEAVPEASEEILAGRVQGRIVVDLSA
- a CDS encoding glycine betaine ABC transporter substrate-binding protein, which gives rise to MKAGPALVLLVLAHSLMPAPVRGQPETVHIGSKVFTENVILAEIAGHLARQAGHPVVMHTQLGGTRLLWNALRSGEIDVYPEYTGTILQEILAGRDVSAGALADTLAALGVRMTPPLGFNNTYALGMRRARARNLGIRTISDLRAHPRLRFGFSNEFMDRADGWPALRDRYGLPQTDVRGLDHDLAYRGIASGALDVIDLYTTDAEIAHYDLLPLEDDLHHFPDYQAVYLYRDDLARRTPDFIRLLERLAGALPESTMVRMNASVRLDGRSEARVAADFVNTVLASGEVVRVARETRWTRLWRHTREHLLLVAVSLLAAVLVAIPLGIAAAKFPRLGQGILAVVGIIYTIPSLALLVFMIPLLGIGGVPAMVALFLYSLLPIVRNTHAGLNDIPVPLIESAHALGLTPAARLRHVELPLAARSILAGIKTAAVINVGTATLGALIGAGGYGQPILTGIRLDDVGLILEGAIPAALLALAVQGLFDLVERRLTPPDLH
- a CDS encoding DUF547 domain-containing protein translates to MSLLLSLLLLLTACEFQEVRRLPDDVPAESRAGDVPPAGDYEASLTSLLEQVVTGDGLVRYDLLRGPLNRDFRRVLKAVEDFDATRLLSQEARLAFWLNAYNVQMLQNIVETPAVRDIMADGLAERFFRTPYRTAGTGVTLDEIEHVILRGERFEERLAPFRLARLDPRIHVGLNCAAVSCPRLRRRAFTAENVDRELDAAMRDFTNDPKHFRREGDGFVLSALLDWFGSDFDATGRPAGDYLLSFMSPDRPDYAAFKALLAGRSAAAIRSRPDVRFVYDWTVNRAP